The Chryseolinea soli nucleotide sequence TCGACGTTGCTGTGGCTCCTTTAGGAAAAAGATTCAACTCGTCCATCGCGTCGTAGATGCGATCAACGCCAAATGAAAATCCAACCCCGGACAGATTTTCTTTGTCGCCAAACGCTTGGGTCAGGTTGTCGTAACGCCCACCACCGCTCACGCTGCCGATGGCGACGTTGTTGATCTTTACTTCGAAGATGCATCCGGTGTAGTAGCTCAGGCCGCGGGCGAGCGAGACATCAAACTCCACATGATTGTCGGAAGCGTTGTAGTTCTTTAACAAATTGAAAACCTCCTGGAGGTCGCGCAAACCTTTTTGGCCGCTTTCGCTGGCGTCGAAGCGCGATTGCAGGAAGGCGATCTTATTGGTGGTTGTGCCTTTTACATGCAGGATGTCGAATAAGGCGGTGAGGCTTTCTTCGGAGAAACCCTTGGGGCGCAGTTCCTCTTTTATTTTTTCCTCGCCGATCTTGTCCAGCTTGTCGATGGCGACAAACAAGGAGGTCTCGTTTTGCTTTGCGCCGATGCTTTCGGCGATGCCGGAGAGAATGCCGCGGTGATTGATTTTGATGGTATAGTCGGCAATGCCAAGGCCTTTGAATACTTCGGTGATCATGAGGATGATCTCCGCTTCGCAGAGCAATGAATCCGTTCCGACCACGTCGGCATCGCATTGGTAAAATTCGCGGTACCGTCCTTTTTGGGGACGATCAGCACGCCAGACCGGCTGGATCTGGTAGCGCTTAAAAGGAAATGTTATTTCGTTCCGGTTCATCACCACAAAGCGTGCAAAGGGAACCGTAAGGTCGTAGCGCAAGCCTTTTTCGGAGATGCTGGACGTGATCTGTTTTGAGCTTTTAGTACTTAACAACTGGGCATCGGCATCCTTTAAAAAATCGCCCGAGTTAAGGATCTTGAAAAGCAGTTGATCCCCTTCTTCGCCGTACTTCCCCGTGAGGGTGGAAAGGTTTTCCATGGCGGGGGTTTCCAGGGGTTGGAAGCCAAATTTCTGGAATACGCTTCTAATGGTCTCAAAAATAAATTGCCGCTTGGCCATCACGGCAGGGCCAAAATCGCGCGTGCCTTTGGGTAAGGTGGGTTTTTCCATAATATGGCCGCAAAGCTAAAAAGGAAATCGGGGATTTGAAGAGGCCTGCACGACGTTTTGAGGGAATCGGGGACTTTCAGAATTCGGGTGGAAAATTTTGGTAAAAGTTTCCATATATGGAAACTTTTTGTAGATTTGGGTGTTCGTTAGCTATGACCAGATGGAGGCAAAATTTGACATTGTGTTCCTGGAAGAGGCACGTTCATTTATAGGGTCTATAATGAAAAAGCGCAGCGGAAGATCCTGTACAACATGGATAAGGCCAGATTTCTGAACGATGTTAGCCTGCTTAAGAAACTGACGCCGGAGATCTGGGAGTTCAGAACACTATACCAGGGGTTGCAATACCGGTTGCTGGCGTTTTGGGATGTGAAACAAAAGCCCACGTTGGTGGTTGCCACGCACGGATTTGTGAAAAAGACCGATAAGGTGGCCCGTGAGAAGATAAAAAAGGCAAATAGTCTAAGGCAGCTTTATATTGAACAATAACACATGAAATCGAAATTGAAAACCTACACCCTCGACCAGGTCAAGGACGAAATGATTGGCAAGCGGGGCACCGCCCGGCGCGATGAATACGAATTTGAACTTACCCTCGAATTGCTGGGGGAGATGATCAAGACCACCCGTCAGCAGCGGCATTTAACCCAGGAGCAATTGGGTAAATTGGTGGGCGTTCAGAAAGCACAGATCTCGAAATTGGAAAAAAACGCCACGAATGTGACCGTAGGCACCGTATTGCGGATATTTGATGCGCTGAAGGCGAAAATAAACTTCCGGATCGAATTGGAAAACAAGCGTATTTCCAGTCCTGAAGCCGGATTAGGATGATCGTTGGGGATTTTCTTCAATAAAAAGGCGAAGGGCCTTTGCAAAACCGGAATTAGCGGTTATTTTTGCGCTCCTTTTAAAGAATTTCAATCATGGCAGTAACCAGACT carries:
- a CDS encoding type II toxin-antitoxin system RelE/ParE family toxin, producing the protein MDKARFLNDVSLLKKLTPEIWEFRTLYQGLQYRLLAFWDVKQKPTLVVATHGFVKKTDKVAREKIKKANSLRQLYIEQ
- the hisS gene encoding histidine--tRNA ligase; translation: MEKPTLPKGTRDFGPAVMAKRQFIFETIRSVFQKFGFQPLETPAMENLSTLTGKYGEEGDQLLFKILNSGDFLKDADAQLLSTKSSKQITSSISEKGLRYDLTVPFARFVVMNRNEITFPFKRYQIQPVWRADRPQKGRYREFYQCDADVVGTDSLLCEAEIILMITEVFKGLGIADYTIKINHRGILSGIAESIGAKQNETSLFVAIDKLDKIGEEKIKEELRPKGFSEESLTALFDILHVKGTTTNKIAFLQSRFDASESGQKGLRDLQEVFNLLKNYNASDNHVEFDVSLARGLSYYTGCIFEVKINNVAIGSVSGGGRYDNLTQAFGDKENLSGVGFSFGVDRIYDAMDELNLFPKGATATSKVLVCHFDDDSLYYGLGVLSALRAAGIASEIYPDHAKLKKQLDFANKKAIPFAIVIGPEEAQSGQLALKHMDRGEQEKLPIERIIEKIKQP
- a CDS encoding helix-turn-helix domain-containing protein, with protein sequence MKSKLKTYTLDQVKDEMIGKRGTARRDEYEFELTLELLGEMIKTTRQQRHLTQEQLGKLVGVQKAQISKLEKNATNVTVGTVLRIFDALKAKINFRIELENKRISSPEAGLG